Sequence from the Candidatus Obscuribacterales bacterium genome:
CAAAAAATCTGGCAGTGTCCCCGTACGGCATCTCTGTGAATATCGCTTGAGCCAGGCCGGCCCCTACGAGCTAGGGCAACAGTTAGGGGTTGAGACGTTTGAAGCAGGACAACTCGTTGACGTCGTAGGCACTAGTATTGGTCGCGGATTTGCCGGGTACCAAAAACGCCACAACTTCAGACGAGGGCCCATGGCTCACGGTTCGAAGAACCACCGAGCACCTGGTTCCACTGGAGCTGGCACCACCCCCGGACGCGTCTATCCGGGTAAGCGCATGGCAGGTCGCCTAGGCGGGGCGCAAGTCACCATTCGGAAACTCACCGTCGTCCGGATTGATGCTGACCAAAACCTGCTGCTGATCAAGGGTGCTGTTCCCGGCAAGCCCGGCAGTCTTTTAAATATTAAGCCCGCCACGATTGTCGGACAGGCTTAAGAGCTAACCCCGGTACAACAGCTCAGCAAAACAACGACGTGGCATTGGAAGGTACATGAGGCAGAGGAAATGGTTAGCTGCATAATTCGAGATTGGCAAGGGCAAGAAGCAGGTGAAACATCGTTAAGCTTGCGCGTAGCAAAAGAAGCGTCATCGGCGCACGTGGTTCACCG
This genomic interval carries:
- the rplC gene encoding 50S ribosomal protein L3, which encodes MTVSVGILGTKIGMTQVFDDEGRAIPVTVVQANPCTVTQIKTPETDGYSAIQVGYKQVTEKALNKPELGHLKKSGSVPVRHLCEYRLSQAGPYELGQQLGVETFEAGQLVDVVGTSIGRGFAGYQKRHNFRRGPMAHGSKNHRAPGSTGAGTTPGRVYPGKRMAGRLGGAQVTIRKLTVVRIDADQNLLLIKGAVPGKPGSLLNIKPATIVGQA